Within the Flavobacterium sp. CG_23.5 genome, the region AGTAATGATTCTTAATTTTTGTTCGGGATTGACACGCGCATAAACTCGAACTCGTTCCACCATTTTTACAAATTCAATTTGGGTTAATTCGGCTAATTCGGAACCTGTAAGTACAAGATCTTCCTCGGAAGAAATGATACCCAGTTTTATAGCAATGGCTTTTGCAGTAAGTTTATGGTCGCCGGTAATCATCACCGGAATAATACCTGCTTCTTTGCATTCAGAAACGGCTTGTCTTGCTTCCTCGCGTGGTGGGTCGATCATCCCCACAAACCCAATTAGCGTTAATTCTGTTTCGATTTCTTCTGAATCCAAATTTTGCGGAAGCGCAGAAAGCGTTTTCATGGCATAACCCAAAACCCGATACCCTTTCTCAGCCATCTCATTTACTTTATTTTCAAATTCTGGAATAAGCATTTTTTGATCGGCATTCAGTTTGTCGAACAAAACATCAACCCCACCTTTTGTTAGGACAATGATTTCAGCATCAGAGTTTCTGATTTGATGCATCGTTGTCATGCATTTTCTTTTTGAATCAAAAGGTATTTCTGCTATTCGGGGAAAAGGTATTTCTATTTCAGCTCGATTTAAATTTTTATCGAAAGCATATTGTACCAATGCAACTTCGGTTGAATCTCCCAGCCATTTTCCGTTTTCCTCTTTCAAGACATCGTTATTTAGAGCCATTGCATGAAGCAATTTGTTTTTTTCTTCAAAAACAGTATTGTGTTTGGTGTCTGAAGTTTCAAAAATTTCCTGCACGGTCATTTTATTTAACGTAAGGGTTCCTGTTTTATCAGAACAGATATACGTTACGGAGCCCAGTGTTTCAACAGCCGGTAATTTGCGGATAAGCGCATTGTGTTTTGCTAATTTCTTGGCTCCAAAAGCCAATGCGATGGTTACTAATGCTGGTAAAGCTTCAGGAATAGCGGCGACAGCGAGGGAAATAGAAGTGATCAGCATTGTCAAAACAGATTCACCACGCAACCAACCGATAATGAAAATGATAGTGCAAATAATAAGTATAACTACTGACAATCGCTTGCCAAAACTGGCTAATCTTTTTTGTAAAGGTGTAGTTGTTTCATCGGTCTGGATCATTTTTGCGATATGCCCCAGTTCAGTTTGCATTCCCGTTGCCACTACATATGCAAGTCCGCGCCCATTAGTGACAGAGGTTCCTTTAAACCCCATATTGGTTTGGTCGCCAAGGGCATAATTTCCTTCAGGAAGTTCTTCAGGATCTTTTTCGACATTATTAGATTCGCCTGTGAGCGCTGATTCATCCACTTTTATTTGATGGGTTTCAAAAAATCGGACATCGGCGGGTATAATATTTCCTGCTTCGAGCAGCACCACATCACCCGGGACAAGTTCCGTAGCTGGAATATCCATCATTTTTCCTTCACGTAAAACACGGGCAGAGTTTGCAGCCATATTCTTGAGTGCTTCCATCGCTTTTTCTGCCCGGTACTCTTGGATAAATCCCACAGCAGCATTGATAATAATGATTGAAAGAATAATAATCGTATCAGTAACATCGCCTATTATACCCGAAATAATTGCCGCTACAATAAGTATTAGAATCATGAAATCAGACAACTGAGATAGAATCATCTGAAAAACACTCTTCTTTTTTGTGTCTTCAATTTGATTTTTTCCGTATTCGTTTAAGCGTTCAGATGCCGTTACTTGATCAATACCGTTTGGAGTTGTATTGAACAACTGGGTTATTTCTGAAAGAGGAAGTAAATGCCAGTTCATCACTTTGTTATTTTATTTTTACAAAATTCAACATATTACAATTTGAGGAATTTTAATGTGAGATTTTGGGTAAAATAATTCTCGAATTTTAAATTCCTTCTTTTATTAGTGCACCAAACTTTTTGAACAAAATGAGAAAATCTAAGTTTTCAACCTTCATACAAACCCAATCTGTTTTTGACAGAACCCAATTCATTTTGTAAATCCTCTATTTTTTGTAGTAAATTTAAAACGACATCTATTCCTTGAATATTTACTTCTAATTCTTGGTGCATTCGTATCATTTTTTCGATTTCGTAAATAGATTCAGGATAAATATATTTGTTTTCATCGATGGTGAGAATCTCAATTAAACCCATTTCGTTTAAATTGAAAAAGAATGACATTTCGACATCATAATGCATGTATAATTTGGATAAAGGGATAAGATTTTCGGTATTCATGACGTTCTTAATTTTGCAAGTTCCTGAAATAAATCTTTTTCTTTTTCGGAAAGATCAGTAGGGATTTTTACTTGATAGGTAATGTATAAATCTCCAAATTCTCCTTCCTTTTTATAAATTGGAAAACCTTTTTCTTTAAGTTTTACTTTTGTACCGTTTTGAGTACCTGGTTTTACGGTCAGTTTGACCTTTCCGTTAAAAGTATCAGCCGTTATTTCCCCTCCCAGTATAGCAGTGTATAAAGCGATATCCACTGTAGCGTATAAATGGTGCTTGTCCAGTTTAAAATTAGTGTGGTTTTCAATGGTAAAGGTGATATATAAGTCTCCTTTTGGTCCGCCGCCAGATCCCTCGCCACCCAATCCACTAATTTTAATCTGCTGACCATTTTCTACCCCGGCAGGGATAGTAATTCGGATATTTTTGCCGTTTATGGTTAAGGTTCGCTTGTGGGTTGTATAAACTTCCTTTAAATCCAGATGCAATTCCGTACTGAAATCTTGTCCTTTGAATTGGGCGCTGCGTCCTCTTTGTCTCCCTGACGTACGACCACCAAACATCGATTCAAAAAAGTCCGAATAATCTCCGCTGTCACCTCCAAAACCCCCTTGTTGCCCACCACTTTGATATTGTCCTTGCTGTTTTGCTTTTTCGTACTGCTCCGCATGTTGCCAGTTTTCACCGTATTCATCAAATTTTTTACGATTCTCTGTATGGCTCAATACTTCATTTGCTTCATTAATTTCCTTAAACTTTCGTTCAGCTTCTTTATCATTTGGGTTTAAGTCGGGATGGTATTTTCTAGCTAGCTTTCGGTATGCTTTTTTAATTTCGGCCTCCGTTGCTTTTTTGTCCACTTCTAATATCTTGTAATAGTCTATAAATGCCATTTTACTGT harbors:
- a CDS encoding cation-translocating P-type ATPase — translated: MNWHLLPLSEITQLFNTTPNGIDQVTASERLNEYGKNQIEDTKKKSVFQMILSQLSDFMILILIVAAIISGIIGDVTDTIIILSIIIINAAVGFIQEYRAEKAMEALKNMAANSARVLREGKMMDIPATELVPGDVVLLEAGNIIPADVRFFETHQIKVDESALTGESNNVEKDPEELPEGNYALGDQTNMGFKGTSVTNGRGLAYVVATGMQTELGHIAKMIQTDETTTPLQKRLASFGKRLSVVILIICTIIFIIGWLRGESVLTMLITSISLAVAAIPEALPALVTIALAFGAKKLAKHNALIRKLPAVETLGSVTYICSDKTGTLTLNKMTVQEIFETSDTKHNTVFEEKNKLLHAMALNNDVLKEENGKWLGDSTEVALVQYAFDKNLNRAEIEIPFPRIAEIPFDSKRKCMTTMHQIRNSDAEIIVLTKGGVDVLFDKLNADQKMLIPEFENKVNEMAEKGYRVLGYAMKTLSALPQNLDSEEIETELTLIGFVGMIDPPREEARQAVSECKEAGIIPVMITGDHKLTAKAIAIKLGIISSEEDLVLTGSELAELTQIEFVKMVERVRVYARVNPEQKLRIITALQSKNHFVAMTGDGVNDAPALKNADIGIAMGINGTEVSKEASHMILLDDNFATIIVAVKHGRKIFDNILKFIKYIMTGNSGEIWAIFLAPFFGLPIPLLAIHILWINLVTDGLPGLALASEPSEANIMQRVPRNPKENIFSDGMAVHILWVGFLMGVVTIAMQAYAIHLANSHWQTMAFTVLCFSQLGHVMAIRSGRDSLFKIGFFSNKPMLIALLITISLQFMIIYTPFFNDIFKIQPLTLQELLLTVAVSSIIFWAVELEKLIKKVIKLKKYNS
- a CDS encoding chaperone modulator CbpM; this translates as MNTENLIPLSKLYMHYDVEMSFFFNLNEMGLIEILTIDENKYIYPESIYEIEKMIRMHQELEVNIQGIDVVLNLLQKIEDLQNELGSVKNRLGLYEG
- a CDS encoding DnaJ C-terminal domain-containing protein translates to MAFIDYYKILEVDKKATEAEIKKAYRKLARKYHPDLNPNDKEAERKFKEINEANEVLSHTENRKKFDEYGENWQHAEQYEKAKQQGQYQSGGQQGGFGGDSGDYSDFFESMFGGRTSGRQRGRSAQFKGQDFSTELHLDLKEVYTTHKRTLTINGKNIRITIPAGVENGQQIKISGLGGEGSGGGPKGDLYITFTIENHTNFKLDKHHLYATVDIALYTAILGGEITADTFNGKVKLTVKPGTQNGTKVKLKEKGFPIYKKEGEFGDLYITYQVKIPTDLSEKEKDLFQELAKLRTS